atacttatattaataataatttatacttttttatatatatatatatatatagagagagagagagagagagagagatatgtgtgtatgtataattaTATATGTGTCTTACAAAGGCATTCTCACTGGTTACATTGTGTTTACTGAACCATCATctctttttttatgttaataaaTAGAAGCATATGTTACACAATTTTCCCAGGCTGTATAAATTCTGTAATAACAAGCAAATTCTGGGGTTATTCCAGTTTGCACTTAAATGTCTGAAACAAAGTTTGGTCATTGGGTGTATGTATTCTGTGCAAAGATCCATATATTATTTGCTATTATTTACCACCcccataaataaacacatgccGAGAATTCCTTGAGCTATAGAGTCATGCAGTGGCAGCATTGGTGAGACTAAATATGTAGTGGTGAAAAGATTATTTTCAGATATTTGAGTATATAAGTACTCCTTcaagaagtaaaaaaaagagTAGGTAACTGCATTACATTTTTAGGATTAGTTAAAATCACTCATTTCTATATCTGGAAAAGTATACATTTAGAAAGAAATGTGGCCTAATACATGTCTGATTGCTTGTTGCTGTGATCAAGTTCAAGGCTTTCACAaattcaaaaagaaaatgaacatttaattCGGTCTGTTTTCTTAATGAGGAAAGtgtaaaaatgctctttttgcTGACCAGCTGTGTGGCTGTGGTCATAATCCTTATTTACCTATGAGGTCAGTGTACTCAACCTAAATTGGTGTAGGGTGCTCTGTAAGGATATAGATTGTATCTATATCaatatatagatacatatatTGAAAAAATGCAGTGAagtgaaaaaagcaaaatactTCTTTTGGGACTATTCTCAAGTAAAAACACCATCAACTAATGGTAAACTATAGTACTTCGAATATGTTAATGTCAACAAGTGTGAATATAAATGTAACCAGTTCTGTCTAAGGCTCATCTCAGCAGTGGATGAAGCTGTTCCAGTCTTGTATTGTAATTATCAGACCTAAttggtgatcttttttttttgctaggtAATTGTTGAAAAAGCCCCCAAAGCCAGAATAGGAGACTTGGATAAGAAGAAATACCTTGTCCCCTCCGATCTCACAGGTAAGATGTTGATGTATGAATACCAAGTCACGTGAAGTGAATCAAGATTAGAGCTTAATTCCATAAAGACTTGAAGATTTTAAAACAACATAAGTTATGGTTCATAAATagttaataaatgttcaatGAATGCTAGTGTAGTGGTACTATTGAGTAGTCCTTGACTGTATCGAATGCAGAGTACTGTGATACGGTGTGGGCATTATTCAGCAGTCACTGCTGGAAAGTAATAACCCCTCATCGGCCAGACTTGATTTTTGATTATGAATTTATTATTTAGCATGGCCTTGGAATAAAAATGATTGGATACAATGCTGTTCTGTTCACATCTTTTATATTAGTCTTTTTTTTACTGTCAGTAGTcactttatattttgtgtttcactgcagtggGCCAGTTCTACTTTCTCATCCGAAAACGAATCCATCTGAGGGCTGAGGATGCTCTATTCTTCTTCGTAAACAACGTCATTCCTCCTACCTCTGCAACCATGGGCTTGCTATACCaggtattctctctctctctctctctctctctctctcgctctcgctcactcgctcgctttctcgctctctcgctctctctcgtgctctctctcatCAATATCAATACAATTCAATCTCTTCTTTTCCCGTTTCCAGGAGCATCATGAAGAAGACTTCTTCCTCTACATTGCCTACAGTGATGAAAGTGTGTATGGAGAATAGAACCAAAGGAGAAGGCTAATTTCACTCCTCCCTTACcttccttttaaaaaaaaatatataaacccATATCGGCAGCCTAGAGTTCTAAGAGCTAAGACATCAGATGCACTTTCGCCTTTTTTTTACGTCTCCTCCTTCATTCTGccatttgctttatttttggtttttattACACAAAGGTTTTGGCACGTCGCCTTTCTTTCTTACAATCATGGTTCCAGACTGGCCCCAAACAGCAGCACCTAATGGATATGGATAGTACTTGAAGGAAATCTTATTTTGCCTAGATCTTCAGCTTTATCTTTGTTTCACTAAAGCTATTGAATTTATTCTCTCTTGAAAATATTTTTGGGCCATTGCACATTTGAGGGCTGCTAGCACCTGTTAAGCAGTCAGTTATAAAAGCCAGGCTAAAGTAAACATCTTTTTCTGCTCTCATGTGGTTTAATTACAATctgatattaatatttaatgttactTATTCTTGTACCTAGGTAATTTTTAGGTGGCTTGATTTATGAGATTGTAAAGCTTTAAGAAATGATTTAGCTTGCAgattatttgtttagttttttttgtttttgtttctcatttgtttttttgaacTCGGTATTCAGCTGCATTTCTGGTACCCTTGACTTGTGGTGAccataaaaactaaatacatacaaaccgtctgctgtctctctgtccccaGTTATTTGTTAAagagatttatatatatatttatatattttttctgcttAAGCTATTTGTTGTCTGCTGCACACACTGACCAGTTCAACAGACACTCATACCTTATAGACCCCCCTTATTACCTATCACTGCAAACCTTAGCACCACAGTTGACAAGATGTTTTTTAAGCCGGGGACTATCTTCAGCACACAGTGACTCTGATGTGGTACTGGCATggtaatgtgtgtttttacagAAGTCTTTACACATCTCCGGTTCTTTGCTGGGAGGAGAACAGTCCGTCAACCTAAATACCCAGCCAACAGAGACCTAGGACTAGGATGTCTAACAAACTGCATGGAAACGAGGAGTTGTGGATAACTATACACCTCTGTTTTGTATCTGCTAGTTGTAACGCCTTTCTTGAGtaggtgtgttaaagcagggaaTACTTGAAACTTTAGGGCAGTGGGTCCCTGGGCCTTGAGTTTGAAACCTGTAGTACGGGACACTGTGACGCAACATACAGGACAGCACAATTCCTCGCTCTCTGTACCGGTGTCAAAACCTCTTACAGCAGTCATTTCCAGCCATGATGTACCACCCGTACCTATAGCTATTAAATGAGAACTGTAGAGTTTACAGCCTGTGTTTAGTTCTTCATTGTGCTAAGAGACAGTCCTCTGCTGTTGCTGTCCAGTGTGAATGGTACAGACATACCACATCAAATCCTTTTCTGAGTTTCAGAGCTCTACACACACGATTTCTGATTTTTTAGATGGTTAAAATACATTGGCCATTGTCCCTAATACACTATCCTTCAAGTAGACTGTTCAATAGCGTTTGCAGAGTTTTTTTGGCCCATATCCTTTTGTCTTATCTTTTCCCTTAGGGCCActtatgtttgtgtggttttgttcaCCAAAAACAGTAACAGTTAATTTTTACATgcccattttccagcctctgttGGGCAGAGCTGAACGATTGGAGGTCAAATGCCTTATAAGCTGCCCATCATTATTGTACTCGCACCATGAGTAGGCCAGCTGATGCATTGGCTGCCGGGAAAGGGCGTCGCAAATGCGTCGTCACAGTATGAACTACAAATCCCAAGGATTCCGATCACACTTCCGGTTAGTGGTTCCAGCTGAAGAGCCAAATAAAAGTCCTGAATGTGCCCGTGTAGTTTAAAACCATGGAAACGTGACGCTGAGTGCAGTTCACATCGTGCTAGTTGGAAAGGATCAAGTCAAAGTTCCTGAGGACAAGTCTACTGTTTGCATTGCTCGCGAAAGTTAAACTATGTCACGGAAAGCCCTCAAAGTGGTCGTTGAACTGCACGTTAGAGCGGTAAGGAGATTTTATCCTCATTGTTATCTAAGCTAAGCTTGACCGAGAGGAGAAGAAATAGCAAAGCTTATGTACTTAATCTGTAGTAGTTAGTTAGCCACAGATCCCACAAACTTATGCTCGGTAATAAATGTGCTCAATCTTATTAATTAACGCCACAGTAAAATTACAGTGCCTgggtttaaataataaataacaaacacatttttaaagt
This window of the Pygocentrus nattereri isolate fPygNat1 chromosome 2, fPygNat1.pri, whole genome shotgun sequence genome carries:
- the gabarapb gene encoding GABA(A) receptor-associated protein b; amino-acid sequence: MKFQYKEEHPFEKRRSEGEKIRKKYPDRVPVIVEKAPKARIGDLDKKKYLVPSDLTVGQFYFLIRKRIHLRAEDALFFFVNNVIPPTSATMGLLYQEHHEEDFFLYIAYSDESVYGE